In a genomic window of Pokkaliibacter sp. MBI-7:
- a CDS encoding TRAP transporter small permease, with amino-acid sequence MQGYVQAFGNRLNRINERVVGGLMALLLADVWIGVLDRYLFHWQISWVEELARYIMIWAILLAVPCCSVRREHIGLDMLSRHFSARARLLLTVLIDLLTLTFFAYLAFAGTSLVQKGFGQLSSVFGLTMALPYAAIPVSCGLAALQTLLRLLVDLAEVNAARSHTTPAALNSKTH; translated from the coding sequence ATGCAGGGCTATGTCCAGGCATTCGGCAATCGGCTGAATCGCATCAATGAACGTGTAGTTGGGGGATTGATGGCACTGCTGCTGGCAGATGTCTGGATCGGTGTACTGGATCGCTATCTTTTTCACTGGCAGATCAGCTGGGTCGAGGAGTTAGCCAGATACATCATGATCTGGGCCATATTGCTGGCGGTGCCCTGTTGCAGTGTGCGGCGTGAACACATCGGTCTGGACATGCTGTCACGCCATTTTTCAGCCCGCGCCCGTCTGCTGCTGACCGTGCTCATCGATCTGCTAACCCTGACATTTTTCGCCTATCTGGCATTTGCCGGGACCAGCCTGGTGCAGAAAGGGTTCGGTCAGCTTTCTTCAGTGTTTGGTTTGACCATGGCACTGCCGTATGCCGCCATTCCTGTGTCCTGCGGGCTGGCTGCATTGCAGACCCTGCTGCGGCTGCTGGTGGATCTTGCCGAAGTGAATGCGGCCCGCAGTCACACCACCCCTGCTGCATTGAACAGCAAAACTCACTGA